ttctcaacatagtactgggccggtactgttagcgatctataatttgccaccttggttgtgtatgaagcgtaagtacattatgctttcgcttctaatctcgggtcctaaacaacttggcaatgacatagatgtatatcttgcacctctcgttcaACATTTGAGAaaaatgtgggatgaaggcgtttccgtttttgatgcatatgctaatgaggagttcaccttgcgtgcaatgcttttatgcaccgttaatgatttccagcatatgacaacTTATCGAGGTATAAAGACAAAGgaaagaaagcatgcccaatatgtatcgatgtcatggaatccacatggattcctaagtgcaaacacgtattcatgcaccattgaaaattcctcccacgagatcactaatatcgtaagaagaagaagatgttcaacggggaggttgaggaccgtatttggtaaaacagggcaagggcaaaggggtgaagaccgattatggaaaaaagaaccaatcttttggaagcttccagattagagagatctacaggttaggcattgacTTGACGTTAtgtatatagagaaaaatgtatgcgatgccatactcgggactctcatgaacattccgggtaagacaaaggatgttaaggccgtgcgagattggtttgaatgtaagggtcttcgttcgTCCAGAGTtttgggcacatgttaaggtgagtaagaaaaaaaatagagctgatgaagttagtggtagtaacaagggaaagggcggtaagacgAAGATGAGTAATAACAAAGTTTATTtacctccagcttgctacacattgtccataGCAGATAAGCGGGCATTTTGTGGGTCTTTGTAtagcattaaggttccgtctaggtactcatccaacatgaagagatttgtgaccctaaatggtcagttgaagttgggaagaatgaaatctcacgattgccatgtgaTGATGCaggtgttcttaccaattgcaatccgtggaatattgccaaaacatgtgagatatgctattaccgagctatgttccttcttcaacacaattttaagTAAAGTTCTTTATCCCTTTATACTTGAAGCCCTTCAAGTCGACTtaattgtaactttatgcaagtttgagatgtattttccaccttctttctttgacataatggttcatcttattgttcatctcgttcgtgagatcaagcttttagGTCCAGttttgaaagacacataggtgttttacaaaacatggtgaggaatccagcacaacccccGAGGGGAGtgtgattcaaggcactgtgagtgatgagattagtaactttatagccgagaatttggccatggcaaagcctattggacttcccacctcttgACATGAAGGAAAGCTTGAAGGagaaggaacaattggctccaaatcgatcacacctcctcgagacagtcttcaacaagcacacttgtatgtgttccatcatattcctgaagtccatccttttttgagtgagcattaaGATATATTGCGtgcaaaatatccttgtaaaggggatagaggattgatgcagttgcataaaaaaacgtttattgattggtttcataatcgagtaataagtgaagaacaCAAGCATGTATCTGAAATTGTTAAGTAGTTaccttttggtcctcgtgatgatgtcaacaaatatgagggttatgatgtcaatggcttcacattttggactgatggtcaagataagaagtcatcttatctacagaataacggggtttctattttgcacaaaacgtggcacacaacactattgggtatatattattgtgttgaagttgttagaattaaaaatcatagtcatatgctagaaattacgtgctaagtttctattttaagtgtttttaagctttgttggcactttcgcgcataaagtagctaaaacttagtttgttttgcacgaaacttggcacacaacactatttggtatatattattgtgttgaagtggttagaattgaatatcatagtcatatgctaaaaattacgagttaagttgcgattttaagggtttttaagctttttttgcactttcgcgcataaagtagctaaaacataatttttttagcacgaaacttgggacacaacactatttggtatatattatttgttgaagttgttagaattgagaataatagtcatatgcgagaaattacgtgctaagttgcgattttaaggttttttaagcttttttggcactttcgcgcataaagtagctacaacttggtttgttttgcacgaaacttggcacacaaaactgattggtatatgttattgtgttgaagtggttagaattgaaattcatagtcataagctcaaaattacgtgctaagttgcgattttaagggtttttaagcttttttttggcactttcgcgcataaagtagctcaaacttggtttgttttgcacgaaacttggcacacaacactacttcgtatatattattgtgttgaagtggtttttattaaaattcatagtcatatgctaaaatttacgagctaagttgcgattttaagggttattaagcttttttggtaatttcgcgcataaagtaacttactcaaacttggtttgttttgcacgaaacttggcacacaacactatttggtatatattattgtgttgaagtggttagaattgaaaatcatagtcatatgctagaaattacgtgctatgttgccactttaagggttttaaagcttttttggcatattcgcgcataaagtagctaaaactaggtttgttttgcacgaaacttggcacacaacactagttggtatctattattgtgttgaagtggttagaattgaaaatcatagtcataaggtagaaattacgtggtaagttgcgattttaagtgtttttaagcttcttttggcactttcgcgcataaagtagctcaaacttggtttgttttgcatgaaacttggcacacaacactatttggtatatattattgtgttgaagtggtttgatttaaaaatcgttttcatatgctaaaatttacgtgctaagtttcaaatttaagggtttttaagcttttttagcactttcgcgcataaagtagctcactcaaacttggtttgttttgcacgaaacttggcacacaacactatttggtatatattattgtgttgaagtgattagaatttaaaatcatagtcatatgctaaaaattacgtgctatgttgcgattttaagggtttttaagcatttttagcattttcgtgcataaagtagctcaaacttggtttgttttgcatgaaacatggcacacaacactatttgctatatattattgtgttgaagtggttagaattgaaaatcattattcatatgcttgaaattacatgctaagttgcgattttaagagtttttaaagcttttttggatctaacatctattttctcttagtgctttcaacaagattataataccgttaattgcggctactacactctcaaatacatagatgatatcttacaatccgtgaaggaggttggagtcaaaAAAATTGATCCCATAAGTATTTTTtatgttcttaaattataatattatatatttactattggtaaaatctaatgtttatgtatcatttaatataatattatattataagttttatacgacactccatGGGAAtcacgccctttgagagatggggaaatgcgcaaattgaaagacaagatgtccgcatatcttgctaatttttgttcttggtaaataatgtaattagtttagatttaggactttaatttgtatatgtacatattattatatacacaAACGCGACTTTACAAAGAGAtttttggtgattattggtgataattggtgattatcatttgattattacattgtatattaatcattgtttattaaattgtacattaatcattggattatttattaatattaaacgagttaagaaaaaaaaataatatgttaaATGCTACGGGCCTCctaaaatcgcagcatatagtcttacactatatgctgcggttttggtaggcccgcagcatatagtctttttATGTGCTGTAGTTTTAAACCGTAGCATTTcaaataggccatctgctgctatcagtAATGTTTGGGGcctaaaccgcagcatattatggcccaaaaaccacagcaaatgagcatttttccactagtgaaaatATAAAGTGGATACATTACTTGCCATTCAAAATTCTATCCACGCATTGTCTAGGAGGATGGACCAGTTGAGTGTAGGGAACACACTAAAGGCTTGTGAAATGTGTGGAATCCTAGGTACTCCCCATGAGAGTGTGCAGCAGCAGAATCGTCATTAAACCAACAAGTTAATACAGTGTACAACCAAAGGAAACCACCATTCAACCTATACTTCAACACCTACAATGAAGGTTGGAAGCATCATCGTaacttttcatataaaaatcCCAATGCATCATTGAACCCACCATCATATCACCAACCTCCACCGACATATAACCAACAACCCCTAGGGTTTCAAAGACCTCGACCACCAAACTCActaaaaaaatctaatttgGAGTCCATGATAGAGAACTTCATTGCCACTCAGTCCAAGATTAACGTTGATACTTCTAGTGACATCCAAAAGATTCAAGCACGCAACAAAATCATTGATAATCAGATGGCACAAATGGCGTAGCAATTGAGCAATCATTCCGATCCCAGTGGACAGCTACCAAGGAACACAGAGAAAAATCCCTCCAGGCATGTAAATGTAGTTACACTAAGAAGCGGCACCACCTATAATCCTCCACCCATGGTTGTTTTCTAAAATGAACAAGAAGAGGTGGTAGTAAAGGAAGAAGCACATAATGAGGGGGAAAAAGAGAAACAACCAGCACCAGCCCCAGAGAAGTGAAAGAAGCCCACCACTGATGTATATGTACCTTTTGTTCCTTTCCTATAGAGATTAGCGCGTTGCAagcttgaagaaaaatatgggAAGTTTATATAAGTTCTGAGTAAGCTTGAAATAAACATTTCCTTCGTTTGCCATGTCGATGTTTATTCGAAGGACAAAAATTCTCAATTCGAATCCACATTTCACTTTCGCAAGATGCTTTCTATATGGAACATGTAGGATTGAATCTCAAAAACCGAGAGCTTTTGATGTGTGACACTCTTTTTGGAGTCaagtattcattatttttatgactagagcaagtttaaaagtaattgtgtcaagtttaaaagcaccttttgatttattaggactttaatatgtatatgtacatattattatattatatatacgttcgagagtttacaaagagattattggtgattattggagttaattggtgattatcattggattaatcattgtttattatattgtacattatttgattatttaatactattaaacgaaaacagttaaaaaaaaaaaaaaaaaactctgcGGCTTGCGTAAATCTCCGCGGCACGTGTAGTACCTCCTGaagcagcaaaaaaaaaaaaaaaaaaataactatttgttgcggttttgaggctgactgcagcaaatactcctctttatttgctgcggttatgggttgaccgcagcaaataatgtccttttttgctgcggtttttaaccgcagcatttaaaataggccatttgctgctatcactattacttggggccaaaaccgtagcaaatgaggttttttccactaccTTGATCATagtcccaaatttgtcacttggatagccaagtaaagttgagaaaggtttttttttttgaaaagcaaaagtggatcttcgatagtggatgctcgagacatatgagtggtaaaaaaaactttctttttttctaaaattaaagaaaaatgcaatggctcgatcactttaggagataaaggtaagtgtaaaattttaggtgttggcaAAGTTGGTAAAAATCcgtctaaaactattgataatgtttatCTAGTTTAAGGTCTAAACTTTAACTTACTAAGTGTGTCTccactatgtgataaaggtaatgaagtaatctttgataaagaaaaatgtgttgttaaaaaccctaacaccggagatacatttattaccgcccttagaaatgataatgtttatgccttgaatactaacgaaattgcagctcagaatttcaagtgcttaAAAACTATGACAGATggtccaaaactatggcataaacaacttggtcacatcaatactcataCCATGCataagttggtaagtaaagatctagttaagggacttccagctcttgactataaacatagtcctacatgtgacgcatgcattagaggaaaacaagtaagaatttcattcaaaccgaagaaaatggtaagtacttcaagaccatgtgaacttttacatattgatatatgtggaccaatgcgtgtaagaggtaaatcttacattctagttacagttgatgattattctagatttacgtgggttgattttttgaaggataaaagcgAAGCCTTGAAaacgttctcaagacgttgtaaagaaatgcaaactcagTTGAATCTTCTAATAGTTTcaattagaagtgaccatgggagagagtttgatcagttaggctttgattccttttgtgaaaaatacggtataacccatcacttttcagctcctaggacacctcaacaaaatgtcgtggttgaaaggaaaaatcaaactttagaagaaatggctaggaaaatacttattgaaaatggattaccTAAACACtactgggccgaagctgttaacacagcaAATTATGTCTTGAATAGATGCCTCATAAGAccaatacttaagaaaactccctatgagctattcaaaggaagaaaaccgaatttagcataccttagaccatttggatgcaaatgttttatccataaaaatggtaaagataatctaggtaaatttgatgctagaagtgatgaaggtatatttcttggatactcactgaATAGTAAAGCTTTTAGAGTCCTAAATAAGCGTAcaagtatggttgaggaaagtatacatgttatatttgatgaatccgacaatggaacattaagtgaaggatttaaggagttaaaccttaataaatactttgatgatttaagtgatgacaAACTGAATGCTAATAATATTGGtgaagataaaaagaaaaatatgcaggataccatacaaagccTTGATGAGATTGCAGAAAAACAGGTCGTAGATATTGAAGACTCTCTGCCTGATCTTGAAACCCAACCTTAAAATCTTGAAACAGCTCCTGAACATACTActttagatacaccaattagaaactcCTCTTTGGAAGTATGTACAAGTTCATTGAATGATTACACCATCCATATTACGAAGAAGGcttagaatgtcatctcaacatcctctagaaaacatcataagtgatccaaacaaaggtatgcaaactcgatcctctcttaaaaatttatgtgcattttctgcttttgtttctcttataGAACCAAAGGACGTTAAAGAAGCTAtaaaagaaccagagtggatcattgctatgcaaaatgaattaaatgaattcgaaagaaacaaagtttgggatctagttgaaaggcctccagatcgtactattattggaactagatgggtctttcgcaatAAACTCAATGTggatggagacattataaggaataaagcaaggcccgtagctcaaggttataatcaagaagaaggtgtagattatgatgagactttcgctccagttgcaaggttagaatctatccgcaTTAtacttgcttttgcttcatacatgaatctaaaactatatcaaatggatgttaaatgtgctttcttaaatggctacttacaagaggaagtatatgttaaacaaccacctagctttgaaaattctgatctacctaatcatgtgtttaaactaaacaaagcgttgtatggcttgaaacaagctccaagagcttggtatgacagatttagctcccatttacttgaaaatgattttcaacagggtaaaattgataaaagatattcttgttgttcaagtatatgttaatgatatattatttggagctactaatgattctctatgcaaggaattttctgagattatgtgcaagcaattcgaaatgagcatgatgggagacttaacattctttcttggactataaataaagcaaaagaaaaatgGCATATTTAtatgtcaaagtaaatatgttagagatttgctaaagaagtacaatatggatgaATACAAGGGTGCTAATACACCTATGAGTTCAACACTAACtctagaccaagatataaacggtaagagtgttgatcaaaagacttatagaggtatgattagCTCTTTATCGTATTTGACTTCTAGTCATcctgatattatgtttagtgtttacttatgtgctcgttttcaagctaacccaaaagaatctcacttaacagccgttaagagaatctttaaatatttatatgggactaacgactttggtctatggaaccctagttgtggaaattttagtttgattggtttttcagatgtgGACTATGCTGGCTATAAGGTTGAGAGAAAAAGCACTTTAGGATCATGTCAATTTTTGGGAAATTCTTTaatctcatggtattctaaaaagtaTAATTCAGTTGCGTTATTTaaagctgaagctgaatacatagctgcaggTGTGTGCTGTTCTTaaatcttatggattgcacaacaACTTCGAGATCTAAGAATTGATCTCAAAGGTATTCCAATAAAATGTGATAACACAAGTGCAATTTATATCACTAAGAATCTtgtacaacattcacgtacaaaacacataGAGGTTCgacaccattttataagagatcatgttgaaaaaggtcatatcTCTCTATCCTTTATATCTATAGAAAATCAGTTAGCGGAAAtgtttacaaaacctttaagtcgTGATCATTTTGCTTacatacgtatggaacttggcatgctaaatgatgttgcatgaattaagggggagtaatggtatcttaatgataTAAGAATAAAAGGGTTTAATAGGAAACCTTTACTGTTACTTAATACCAAGTATATATTATGACGGAGCATTACATATCATTTACACATTTTGATTGtgattatatatgtgtgtttatgTATGtgtttaagaattgaaaatttaatttcaacttcttaaaaattatttgttttatgtaaatataaaaaaatgggatttatagttaaatacctttaatcaataaaggacatttaattatcttaaaacaaaattgtttgttcgaATCACATTTGGACGTCAACCATGCAATAaagttttgttcaaaattttggttcaaatcaaattgaatCATTATTACACTCCTTATGCATTTCTTCACATTATCCACACACATCACACCGGTCAAAATTTTctctcaaaattaatttttgcctTTTTCCTATGTTGTCCAATCAATTCTTatggaagtacaaatgcattgtactatactCCTTTTATAGTGAGTGAAACGCATTCTTTGTTCCCTCACCTCTACACTTTCTGTTTTATCCTCTGAATCGTCTCTTTCACCCTCCTTTTTCATGCTTTCAAAAACCATTTCCATGGCACCCAAAAAAAGGATGAACAAATCTGctacaaaatcagaaaaaggtGAATCATCCAAAACCCCAATGACTGAACCAATAACCCCTACCATTCCCTTACCTTTGAAATCTTTAGATGTACCAAAAGAATGGTTCAAAAATCACACAGCGTATGGTCGTTGGATTGATATTAACACCGTTCCCTTTCATATGTTGATATTCTTGACtacaatttcttcttatttgaagatTTTTAAATTATCTCTTCTTTTATTCAATCAACTCCAGGTATGTTGTTGAATCCTAGCTCTACATCTTACCCTATTCTTGGGAAAATCTTTTATTCTAACTTGTCTTTCATTATGATTGATGGCAATTCGGCCTTGAGAAGTTTCATTATAGGCCAAGAGATTATTATCTCTAAAACCCTAGTAAATGATATGTTAAAATTCTCCAATGTTGCTGATGATACTACTCCAAACATTCTGGCACTATAAAATGCCAAGGATATGTTTAGCCTTGAttcttattctgatttctcttctactaaacaACTAACCCACAATGCCTTGAATTTATGTGGTAAATTGCTACATAATATCTTTGTTAGAACAGTCTTCTCACGCAACTCATCCTGTGAATTAATTACAGATGCCCATCTAATCTTGATGTGGAAAGTTCCCTCTTTTAAAAACGTTGATTATGCCTCTCTTATCTTTTCAACAATACGTTTTTGCAGTTCTCATGTTCGAAATTGCTCACTTCCTTATGCTAATCTTttgacattgatctttgatcattttaatctgcTCTCTGACTCAGAGGAAGTAGATTATACTGGCCCATTATCTCTGTCTAGTAATATCCTCCCAcctcttggtatttttaaaaTCCATGGCATGTATGAGTTATACTCACATTTGTCATCATCTAAAAAAGAGGATCTACAAAAGATCCATGGTAAGCGGCTTTCACGTCTTGACCCTCACATTAAAGAGCACACCACTCTTTCACGCCTCCAGTCTCTTGACTTAGAGGTTAGTGAAATGAAAACTTCCTTACCTGATTTGCATGATAAGGTGTCTACTctgacttttatgttagacacattTATGAAAGACATGAAAGGTATGGTAGTTGAAGATGTGGTGGTGGAAGAAGATGTTGATGAGGGTGTTGCTGCTAAGTTAGAAGAG
The sequence above is drawn from the Amaranthus tricolor cultivar Red isolate AtriRed21 chromosome 5, ASM2621246v1, whole genome shotgun sequence genome and encodes:
- the LOC130812813 gene encoding uncharacterized protein LOC130812813 translates to MDEYKGANTPMSSTLTLDQDINDVDYAGYKVERKSTLGSCQFLGNSLISWYSKKYNSVALFKAEAEYIAAGMLLNPSSTSYPILGKIFYSNLSFIMIDGNSALRSFIIGQEIIISKTLVNDMLKFSNVADDTTPNILAL